From the Candidatus Stygibacter australis genome, the window TTGATCCATGAGCTGGAAGTGCACCAGATAGAACTGAAAATGCAGAATGAAGAGCTTGTCCAGGCAAGATTTGAGGCGCAGAAAGCAAGTAATAAATATGAAGAACTATATGATTTTGCTCCATCGATGTACTTGACTCTTTCACGAGATGGTATAATAAAAGAGTTGAACTTCAATGCAGCCCGAATATTACGGAAAGAGAGAGCAAATTTAATAAATATCAGATTTGGAATATATGTGTCTTTAGCAACTAGACCTGTTTTTGAGCAGTTTTTGAATAAGGCATTCAACAGCAATGCCAAAGAGACCTGTGTATTGGTTCTGGAAGTTAATGATTCTTCCATCAAGAATGTTCATTTAAGTGGAATAGTGAAGGAAGACAGTGAGCAGTGCTTAGTAATTATGATTGATACTACGGAAAGCATACAGTCGGCAAAGGAACTTAGGGAAAGTGAAAGCCGGTATCACAGCTTGTTTGAGAATAGTCCTATCCCACTCTGGGAAATGGATTATTCCAGGATTTTCAGAAAGCTGGCAGATTTAAAGAATACCGGAACATTTGATATTGCGAAATACTTAACTGATAATCCTCAGAAATTGATTAGATATGCCCTTTTGATAAAAGTCCTGGATGTCAATAAAGAAGCGATAAAGCTGTTTAAGGCAGAATCACGAGAAATACTAATGAAATCTTATATGGAAATCTTCACGGAGTTAACAGTTCCGGTGTTTATCGATTCTCTGAAAAGTATTATGGAAGGGAAGAACATTTTCGAATCGGAGGTAATTCTGCAAACATTACAGAAAGAAAGGCTGGTGTGTCTTTCGAAGTGGTCTGGAGAAGGTACACAAGTGATAATCTCAACTCAGAATATCACTGCCCGTAAGCAGGCAGAAAAAGAGCTGGATAATTATCGGGAAAACCTGGAAAGTACCATCGAAGCCAGAACAAAAGAGTTGGGAGACAGGAACACTGAACTGCAAAATTTCAACAGAGTTTTCGTTGGCAGAGAATTTCGCATCAAGGAATTAAGAGACAAGGTGAAAGAGCTGGAGGAAAAATTAGGGATAGTGAGATAATAGCTTCTTTTAACTTTGTTATAACATCAATATTGCAGAAATTATAATTTTAATGAAGACTATTCAATAGTTTTTATTTGATATATGTATAGATACTGAAATTGACCCTTCTAAAACCTTCGCATGGTCGATAGACCTCCGCAATGGCTGACCGAGCTGAACAAAATATTAACAATTTTAAATGGTATAATGGTATAGATTTATAAATTCTATCCTCTGACCAACCATTGCGGAGTCTATCGACCATTCGCAAGTTCAAAGATGGTAGTAAATGAATAGTCTCAATTTCTGGGGGGATGCGTGATTTGGGAGAAAGAGCTTGACAATTGTGAGGATTTTAAATTTGTATTAATTACAAAGTTGGAGATAAAATGAATAATGCAAAGAGAATTTTGGAAGATAATGGAATAAGTCCCTCACTGCAAAGAGTGATAATTTTGCGGCATTTATTAGTGCAGTATAATCATCCGAGTTCAGAGGAGGTATATCAGGCATTGATCCAGGAGATACCGACTTTATCAAAGACGACGATCTATAACACCTTAAAGCTGTTTTCCCAGAAGGGAATAATCAAACAGATAGCGATATATGGTAATGAGTTACATTATGAGACCCAGCCTGGATTTCATGCCCATTTTCTCTGTGAAAAGTGTGGAAAAATATTTGATTTCGATCAGCCAGAGGAAGCGGACTTTGCCAAAGAATTTGAAGGGCATTTGATCAAGTCAAAGGAAGTGATCTATAAAGGGATTTGCCGGGATTGCCGGGTGAGTTAATGCCAG encodes:
- a CDS encoding Fur family transcriptional regulator; translated protein: MNNAKRILEDNGISPSLQRVIILRHLLVQYNHPSSEEVYQALIQEIPTLSKTTIYNTLKLFSQKGIIKQIAIYGNELHYETQPGFHAHFLCEKCGKIFDFDQPEEADFAKEFEGHLIKSKEVIYKGICRDCRVS